A window of the Streptomyces griseochromogenes genome harbors these coding sequences:
- a CDS encoding lysine N(6)-hydroxylase/L-ornithine N(5)-oxygenase family protein has product MSDREHETYDVVGIGFGPSNLSLAIALEEYRANGPENEISALFLERQSAFGWHRNMLLPSTTMQISFLKDLVTFRNPTSSFSFIAYLHASGRLPQFVNNQDFFPTRQEFHQYLEWAQARVADRVAYGSEVTSIRLPPGADPERSDRLRLEVADATGRNGRVVEARNVVISTGLVPSMPVGTERDERVWHSSEFLEKYRRMNPAELRRVAVVGAGQSAAEITRFLYDELPHAEVCAVIPSYGYSVADDTPFANQIFDPGAVDDYYFGTEQTREAFWRYHRNTNYSVVDDEVIRDLYRRSYDDEVRGVRRLQFLNLTRVTSVKRVGAETRVSLQVGPDDEVRELDFDALVCATGYSTMEPTDLLGDLDRHCLRDEAGRYRVERDYRIVTAPEMRCGIYLQGGTEHTHGLTSSLLSNIAVRSGEIADSIVAGRAGRNAERALLAEVGGDTR; this is encoded by the coding sequence ATGAGTGATCGTGAACACGAGACCTATGACGTGGTCGGCATTGGGTTCGGTCCGTCCAACCTGTCACTCGCCATAGCCCTGGAAGAGTACCGGGCGAATGGTCCGGAGAATGAGATCAGTGCCCTCTTTCTGGAGCGTCAATCCGCGTTCGGCTGGCACCGCAACATGCTGTTGCCGTCGACGACCATGCAGATATCCTTCCTCAAGGATCTGGTCACTTTCCGCAATCCGACGTCGAGTTTCAGCTTCATCGCGTACTTGCACGCGTCGGGGCGGCTCCCGCAGTTCGTCAACAACCAGGATTTCTTCCCCACGCGCCAGGAGTTCCACCAGTACCTCGAGTGGGCGCAGGCACGGGTGGCCGATCGCGTCGCGTACGGCTCGGAAGTGACGTCGATCCGGCTGCCGCCGGGTGCCGATCCGGAGCGGTCGGACCGGCTGCGCCTCGAGGTGGCGGATGCCACCGGCCGCAACGGCCGCGTGGTCGAGGCACGGAACGTGGTGATCTCGACCGGCCTGGTCCCGAGCATGCCCGTGGGAACCGAGCGCGACGAACGGGTGTGGCACAGTTCGGAGTTCCTGGAGAAGTACCGCCGGATGAACCCCGCGGAACTGCGTCGGGTGGCGGTGGTCGGGGCGGGCCAGAGCGCCGCCGAGATCACCAGGTTCCTGTACGACGAGCTTCCGCACGCCGAGGTGTGCGCGGTCATCCCGTCCTACGGCTACTCCGTCGCGGACGACACCCCCTTCGCCAATCAGATCTTCGACCCCGGGGCCGTCGACGACTACTACTTCGGCACCGAGCAGACGCGGGAGGCGTTCTGGCGGTACCACCGCAACACGAACTACTCGGTCGTCGACGACGAGGTGATTCGGGATCTGTACCGCAGGTCGTACGACGACGAGGTACGGGGTGTGCGGCGCCTTCAGTTCCTCAACCTGACGAGGGTCACCAGTGTCAAGCGCGTCGGCGCCGAGACCCGCGTCTCCCTGCAGGTGGGCCCCGACGACGAGGTGCGCGAACTCGACTTCGACGCACTCGTCTGCGCGACCGGCTACAGCACGATGGAGCCCACGGACCTGCTCGGCGATCTCGACCGGCACTGCCTGCGCGACGAGGCGGGCCGATACCGGGTGGAGCGGGACTACCGCATCGTCACCGCCCCCGAGATGCGCTGCGGCATCTATCTCCAAGGTGGTACCGAGCACACCCACGGACTGACCTCCTCGCTGCTGTCGAACATCGCTGTACGAAGCGGTGAGATCGCCGACTCGATCGTCGCCGGCCGTGCGGGACGGAACGCCGAGCGGGCACTCCTCGCCGAGGTCGGCGGCGACACCCGCTGA
- a CDS encoding non-ribosomal peptide synthetase, translating into MISVRSFGASSAHKGLWRAQEMFPDTLNHALTLWNVDGELDAAVMESAFLHVMGEAEVLRVTFVDDGDGLRLVPRELGDWRPFFLDTGAEDDPEQAAREALADMVRQPFDLERDLLFRLGVVRLAAARSVLVIIYHHLISDGFGAAGLLSRRLAEVYTALSRGADVPELPHPWDAESFATEAAQYSASEQFAEDTEFWRDYLADAPAPARIPRVALSDAMRSALSEPMGSADRWGELTEPIGMVSRTLTVPHADAQAWTEAAKSMGVWMSSMLTAAAAVFLRHRCDRPEFLLSLAVANRVGAASRTPGLAVNVVPVRVKVPLGATFTEIADAIGDETYEIFDHAACHYSEIQRASGTVLNDRGSFGAVVNVVEFAERLRFADSPAHFLGGTTGTFEELAIGVYTDGTADSDLFIRLDAPASLYSRAELRFIGEDLIAHIRAVVAADEQPVGALDVVSGAERDRVLTAPNDTNVPVPGLRVPELFARQVDRAPDAVAVVSGDSAVSYRELDERSSRLAGALRQRQVGPETVVAVALPRSVDLVVALLGVVKAGGAYLPVDPTFPAARIAPVARDASVRALLTDMATAEALSGDLDVPAILFDDIRPDTAADSDAATEVPLPSRQDGLLAVMYGSGPTGAATGVAVTHRNMERFALDRRWREGGRDTVLWHAPHTSDALPLEVWVPLLNGGRVVVAPPGELDIDALTEVRAAHEISTVWLPAGLFSAIAAERPERLAGLREVWTGGERVSAAAVRRVREACPELTVVTGHGPTETTVFAASHRMAADEPVHHAGAVGRPMDHTALYVLGPGLAPVPVGVAGELYVAGPGVTRGCPGRPGPTAERFVPCPFGPAGARMYRTGDRVRWSTDGLLEYVGRAGARADVRGTRVELAEVEEALSEHTSLARSVVVVSEDTSGQQRLVAYVVPVGGRTVAGDELRRFAAGRLPEFMVPSVFVVMERLPLTAGGRVDRYSLPEPTFDDDKYRAPRDHTERVLAEAFADVLELDRVGIDDDFFDHGGNSLRAIRLTGLIRAELNQEVPIRTLFAARTIAGLSDSWKELARSSRPTLRRRTKEGEAL; encoded by the coding sequence ATGATCTCTGTGCGTTCGTTCGGTGCGTCGTCTGCGCACAAAGGGTTGTGGCGGGCGCAGGAAATGTTCCCCGACACACTGAACCATGCGCTCACCCTGTGGAACGTGGACGGTGAGCTGGACGCGGCCGTCATGGAATCCGCGTTCCTGCATGTGATGGGCGAGGCGGAAGTGCTGCGCGTCACCTTCGTCGACGACGGCGACGGGCTGCGCCTCGTGCCCAGGGAACTGGGCGACTGGCGGCCGTTCTTCCTGGACACCGGCGCCGAGGACGATCCGGAGCAGGCGGCGCGCGAAGCGCTGGCCGACATGGTGCGGCAGCCGTTCGACCTGGAGCGGGACCTGCTGTTCCGGCTGGGCGTGGTCAGACTCGCGGCGGCCCGCTCCGTGCTGGTGATCATCTACCACCACCTCATATCGGACGGGTTCGGCGCGGCCGGCCTGCTGTCGCGGCGCCTGGCCGAGGTGTACACGGCGCTGTCGCGGGGTGCGGACGTACCGGAGCTGCCGCACCCGTGGGATGCCGAGTCGTTCGCGACCGAGGCGGCGCAGTACAGCGCCTCCGAGCAGTTCGCCGAGGACACGGAGTTCTGGCGCGACTACCTGGCGGACGCGCCCGCCCCCGCCCGGATTCCGCGTGTCGCCCTGTCCGACGCGATGCGGTCCGCGCTCTCCGAACCGATGGGCAGCGCCGACCGCTGGGGGGAGTTGACCGAGCCCATCGGCATGGTGAGCCGCACGCTGACCGTTCCGCACGCCGATGCGCAGGCGTGGACCGAGGCCGCGAAGTCCATGGGCGTGTGGATGTCGTCGATGCTGACCGCGGCCGCGGCCGTGTTCCTCCGGCACCGCTGCGACCGTCCGGAGTTCCTCCTCTCGCTGGCCGTGGCCAATCGGGTCGGGGCGGCGAGCAGGACGCCCGGTCTGGCGGTGAACGTGGTGCCGGTGCGGGTGAAGGTTCCGCTCGGTGCGACCTTCACCGAGATCGCCGACGCGATCGGCGACGAGACGTACGAGATCTTCGATCACGCGGCCTGCCACTACTCGGAAATCCAGCGCGCGAGCGGAACCGTCCTCAACGATCGCGGCAGTTTCGGCGCCGTCGTCAACGTCGTCGAGTTCGCGGAACGCCTCCGCTTCGCCGACAGCCCGGCGCACTTCCTCGGCGGGACGACCGGGACCTTCGAAGAACTCGCGATCGGCGTCTACACCGACGGAACCGCCGACAGCGACCTGTTCATCCGGCTCGACGCCCCCGCGAGCCTGTACTCCCGCGCGGAGCTCCGTTTCATCGGCGAGGACCTGATCGCGCACATCCGCGCCGTGGTGGCCGCCGACGAACAACCGGTCGGCGCGCTGGACGTGGTGAGCGGTGCCGAGCGGGACCGGGTGCTCACGGCGCCGAACGACACGAATGTGCCGGTGCCGGGGCTGAGGGTTCCGGAGCTGTTCGCCCGCCAGGTGGACCGGGCTCCCGACGCCGTCGCGGTGGTGTCCGGGGACTCGGCGGTCTCGTACCGGGAACTGGACGAGCGCTCCAGCCGCCTGGCCGGGGCACTGCGACAGCGGCAGGTCGGACCCGAGACGGTCGTGGCGGTGGCGCTGCCCCGATCGGTCGACCTGGTCGTCGCTCTGCTGGGTGTGGTGAAGGCGGGCGGAGCCTACCTGCCGGTCGACCCGACGTTCCCGGCGGCGCGGATCGCGCCGGTGGCCCGCGACGCCTCGGTGCGCGCGTTGCTCACCGATATGGCGACAGCCGAAGCGCTCTCCGGCGATCTGGATGTGCCGGCGATCCTGTTCGACGACATCCGCCCGGACACCGCCGCCGACAGCGACGCTGCGACGGAGGTTCCGCTCCCGTCGCGTCAGGACGGCCTGCTGGCCGTGATGTACGGCTCCGGACCGACCGGTGCGGCCACAGGAGTCGCCGTGACGCACCGGAACATGGAGCGGTTCGCCCTGGACCGCCGCTGGCGGGAAGGCGGCCGAGACACCGTGCTGTGGCATGCGCCGCACACCTCCGACGCGCTTCCCCTCGAAGTGTGGGTGCCTTTGCTGAACGGCGGCCGCGTGGTCGTGGCCCCTCCGGGGGAGCTGGACATCGACGCGCTGACCGAGGTGCGAGCGGCGCACGAGATCTCCACGGTGTGGCTGCCCGCGGGCCTGTTCTCGGCGATCGCGGCAGAACGCCCCGAGCGTCTGGCCGGGTTGCGCGAGGTGTGGACCGGTGGTGAGCGTGTGTCCGCGGCCGCGGTGCGACGGGTGCGGGAGGCCTGCCCCGAGCTGACGGTCGTCACCGGCCACGGCCCGACGGAAACAACCGTGTTCGCCGCGTCCCACCGCATGGCCGCGGACGAACCGGTGCACCACGCGGGCGCGGTCGGCCGCCCGATGGACCACACGGCCCTCTACGTGCTGGGGCCGGGGCTGGCGCCGGTCCCCGTGGGCGTGGCCGGAGAGCTGTACGTGGCCGGGCCCGGCGTGACGCGTGGCTGCCCCGGGCGACCCGGGCCGACCGCGGAGCGGTTCGTACCCTGCCCGTTCGGTCCGGCCGGCGCGCGCATGTACCGGACCGGAGACCGGGTGCGGTGGAGTACCGACGGCCTCCTCGAGTACGTGGGCCGGGCCGGCGCCCGGGCCGACGTACGTGGTACCCGGGTCGAACTGGCCGAGGTCGAGGAAGCGCTGTCCGAACACACCAGCCTTGCACGGTCGGTGGTGGTCGTCAGCGAGGACACCTCCGGGCAGCAGCGCCTTGTGGCCTATGTGGTTCCGGTGGGCGGCCGGACCGTTGCGGGTGACGAACTGCGCCGGTTCGCCGCGGGGCGGCTGCCGGAGTTCATGGTCCCGTCGGTGTTCGTGGTGATGGAACGCCTGCCGCTGACCGCCGGCGGAAGGGTGGACCGGTATTCGCTGCCGGAGCCCACGTTCGATGACGACAAGTACCGGGCACCGCGCGACCACACCGAGCGGGTGCTGGCCGAGGCGTTCGCCGACGTGCTCGAGCTGGACCGGGTGGGGATCGACGACGACTTCTTCGACCACGGCGGCAACTCGCTGCGGGCGATCAGACTGACCGGCCTGATCCGGGCGGAGCTGAACCAAGAGGTGCCCATCCGCACGTTGTTCGCGGCGCGCACCATCGCCGGGCTGTCCGACTCGTGGAAGGAGCTCGCCCGGTCCAGCAGGCCGACTCTGCGCAGGAGGACGAAGGAAGGCGAAGCTCTGTAG
- a CDS encoding threonine ammonia-lyase has translation MSQRSGDVFMSVGANAVTFAGQPPLLSHDGVHDARRRIAGRVVHTPVVRSEELEGLAGARLWLKAENLQRGGSFKMRGALLAVERLAGAKSPGVVAQSTGNHAIAVALAAAQYGLAAVLVLPTDAAPAKVTRIRDTGAEVIQVGTTLAERIAVVEELKHTRGLDEIDPYQNPDVVAGQATATVDLLHQVDAADGRLDAVVLPVGGGSALAGACLATTGQDIDVYGAEPSAVPALTAALQAGGPVTVDARPTIADGLRPDRIGQLPYDLAHDTVAGVFTIEESAIAQALRLVLVHARLLIEPAAATAVAGALRLAADGQARDIGVLVSGGNVDTSLVASLLDHRPA, from the coding sequence ATGTCGCAGAGAAGCGGAGACGTATTCATGTCGGTCGGCGCGAATGCCGTGACTTTCGCCGGGCAGCCGCCGCTGCTGAGTCATGACGGGGTGCACGATGCCCGGCGCCGTATCGCCGGCCGTGTAGTGCACACACCCGTGGTGCGCAGCGAGGAGCTGGAGGGTCTGGCCGGGGCCCGGCTGTGGCTGAAGGCGGAGAACCTCCAGCGTGGCGGCTCTTTCAAGATGCGTGGCGCGCTCCTTGCCGTGGAGCGGCTGGCGGGGGCCAAAAGCCCTGGTGTGGTCGCGCAGTCCACCGGCAACCACGCCATAGCCGTGGCGCTGGCCGCCGCCCAGTACGGGCTTGCGGCCGTACTGGTGCTGCCCACCGACGCCGCACCGGCCAAGGTGACGCGCATCCGGGACACCGGCGCCGAGGTGATCCAGGTGGGAACCACCCTGGCCGAGCGCATCGCGGTGGTCGAGGAACTGAAACACACCCGCGGCCTGGACGAGATCGACCCCTACCAGAACCCGGACGTGGTGGCCGGCCAGGCCACCGCCACCGTGGACCTGCTGCACCAGGTGGACGCCGCTGACGGCCGCCTGGACGCGGTGGTGCTGCCCGTGGGCGGCGGCAGCGCGCTGGCCGGCGCCTGCCTGGCCACCACGGGCCAGGACATCGACGTCTACGGCGCCGAGCCCAGCGCCGTCCCCGCCCTGACCGCGGCCCTGCAGGCCGGGGGGCCGGTCACCGTGGACGCCCGGCCCACCATCGCCGACGGACTGCGCCCCGACCGCATCGGCCAACTCCCCTACGACCTGGCCCACGACACCGTCGCCGGGGTCTTCACCATCGAGGAGAGCGCCATCGCCCAGGCGCTGCGCCTGGTCCTCGTGCACGCCCGTCTGCTCATCGAGCCCGCCGCCGCCACCGCCGTGGCCGGCGCCCTGCGCCTGGCCGCCGACGGCCAGGCGCGGGACATCGGCGTACTGGTCTCGGGCGGCAACGTCGACACCAGCCTCGTGGCATCCCTCCTGGACCACCGGCCCGCCTGA
- a CDS encoding DUF4097 family beta strand repeat-containing protein, giving the protein MPSFDTPEPISATVHVEAGSIQFTAGDRLDTVVEVRPHEPGKDQDLRTAKQTEVTYANGVLTVKTPKASLFGRTGIIDVMIELPTGSRIDMTGGAAQVLAEGQFGEVRVRTSAGEVRLGTTGPLHATTPNGSISVDRVEGRAEITTSTGSLRVGLVDGPAVLKNSHGATTVDAAIGELRASSVHGDIVIRRAEASVTATTTNGAVRLGEVASGTVQLETSYGGIEVGVREGTAAWLDVSSGFGQVRNALTVSEAPKKTEDTVEVIARTQHGNIDILRAAA; this is encoded by the coding sequence ATGCCTTCTTTCGACACCCCCGAACCGATCTCTGCCACGGTGCACGTGGAAGCCGGTTCCATCCAGTTCACCGCGGGCGACCGCCTCGACACCGTCGTCGAGGTGCGGCCCCACGAGCCCGGGAAGGACCAGGACCTGCGGACGGCCAAGCAGACCGAGGTCACGTACGCGAACGGTGTGCTGACCGTGAAGACGCCCAAGGCCAGTCTGTTCGGCCGCACCGGCATCATCGACGTGATGATCGAGCTGCCCACGGGCTCACGGATCGACATGACCGGTGGCGCCGCCCAGGTGCTCGCCGAGGGCCAGTTCGGCGAGGTCCGGGTGAGGACGTCGGCCGGTGAGGTCCGCCTCGGCACCACCGGGCCGCTCCATGCGACCACGCCGAACGGTTCGATCAGCGTGGACCGGGTCGAGGGCAGGGCCGAGATCACCACCAGCACCGGCAGCCTGCGCGTCGGCCTCGTCGACGGCCCCGCCGTCCTGAAGAACTCGCACGGCGCCACGACCGTCGACGCCGCGATCGGTGAGCTGCGGGCGAGCAGCGTCCACGGCGACATCGTGATCCGGCGGGCCGAGGCCTCGGTCACCGCCACCACCACCAACGGCGCCGTGCGCCTCGGTGAAGTGGCCAGCGGTACCGTTCAGCTGGAGACCTCCTACGGCGGCATCGAGGTCGGCGTCCGTGAGGGCACGGCCGCCTGGCTCGACGTCAGCTCGGGCTTCGGCCAGGTGCGCAACGCCCTCACCGTGTCCGAGGCGCCGAAGAAGACCGAGGACACGGTCGAGGTCATTGCCCGCACCCAGCACGGCAACATCGACATCCTCCGCGCCGCGGCCTGA
- a CDS encoding histidine kinase has protein sequence MDLTPHIDTLRRELVVAAEASGEDARELAERLVAPLESATHLAMLNVLSAAMDEITRELAPGSVDIRLRGLDPEFVLTLPPADSGTPAEPTAPVEPLPAPADGDEGGTARVNLRLPAHLKARAEQAANREGLSVNAWLVRTVSAAVNAGARPRTTGKTQTVGQNMTGWVR, from the coding sequence ATGGACCTCACCCCGCATATCGACACCCTCCGCCGCGAACTGGTGGTGGCCGCTGAAGCCAGCGGGGAAGACGCCCGCGAGCTGGCCGAGCGGCTCGTCGCTCCTCTGGAGTCGGCGACCCACCTGGCCATGCTCAACGTGCTCTCCGCCGCGATGGACGAGATCACCCGCGAACTCGCCCCGGGTTCGGTCGACATTCGGCTGCGCGGGCTCGACCCCGAGTTCGTGCTGACGCTGCCGCCCGCCGACAGCGGCACCCCCGCGGAGCCGACCGCACCCGTCGAACCGCTCCCAGCCCCCGCCGACGGCGACGAGGGCGGCACCGCCCGCGTCAACCTGCGTCTGCCGGCTCACCTCAAGGCCCGCGCCGAACAGGCCGCGAACCGCGAGGGTCTGTCGGTCAACGCGTGGCTGGTGCGCACCGTGTCGGCCGCGGTCAACGCCGGCGCCCGGCCGCGTACGACGGGGAAGACCCAGACCGTCGGACAGAACATGACGGGCTGGGTGCGCTAA
- the ddaH gene encoding dimethylargininase → MLDVFHQRGIKVSHTQSERTAHEERKASPRRYLMCRPMYFDVTYSINPWMDPDRPTSTQTGLAQWKGLFDTFVDLGHDVQLIEPVPGLPDMVFAANGAIVVDGKVLVARFRHPQRRDESAAYEEWFRLNGWSTVQQAEYVNEGEGDFLFTGEEFLAGTGFRSESRAHDEVREFFGRPVTSLTLVDPRFYHLDTALAVLGDGEIMYNPVAFSPQSRAVLAERFPDAILAEDADAAVFGLNALSDGRNVVLPRKAAGLAAQLRERGYHPIGADLTELLKAGGSVKCCTLELRE, encoded by the coding sequence ATGCTCGATGTCTTCCATCAGAGGGGAATAAAGGTGTCGCACACACAGTCGGAACGGACGGCGCACGAAGAACGAAAGGCATCGCCCCGGCGTTACCTGATGTGCCGTCCCATGTACTTCGACGTCACCTACTCGATCAATCCGTGGATGGACCCGGATCGCCCCACCTCGACACAGACCGGACTGGCCCAGTGGAAAGGGCTGTTCGACACCTTCGTCGACCTGGGCCATGACGTACAGCTGATCGAGCCCGTACCGGGACTTCCCGACATGGTCTTCGCCGCGAACGGCGCGATCGTCGTGGACGGCAAGGTGCTCGTCGCACGCTTCCGGCACCCCCAGCGCAGGGACGAGTCCGCGGCATACGAGGAGTGGTTCCGCCTCAACGGCTGGTCCACGGTCCAGCAGGCGGAGTACGTCAACGAGGGCGAGGGCGACTTCCTCTTCACGGGCGAGGAGTTCCTGGCCGGCACCGGCTTCCGCTCCGAATCGCGGGCCCACGACGAGGTGCGCGAGTTCTTCGGGCGCCCCGTGACCAGCCTGACCCTCGTCGATCCGCGGTTCTACCACCTCGACACGGCACTGGCGGTGCTCGGGGACGGGGAGATCATGTACAACCCCGTGGCGTTCTCCCCGCAGAGCCGGGCAGTGCTGGCCGAGCGGTTCCCGGACGCGATCCTCGCCGAGGACGCCGACGCCGCCGTGTTCGGCCTCAACGCGCTGTCGGACGGCCGCAACGTCGTCCTGCCCCGGAAGGCCGCCGGCCTCGCGGCGCAGTTGCGCGAGCGCGGCTACCACCCCATCGGCGCCGACCTGACCGAGCTGCTTAAGGCCGGAGGCAGCGTCAAGTGCTGCACGCTCGAACTCCGCGAATGA
- a CDS encoding ABC transporter permease — protein sequence MNAPLAPARPTGISLAVRDSSTMLRRNLLHARRYPSLTLNLMFTPILLLLLFVYIFGDVMSAGIGGGHADRSAYIAYIVPGLLLMTIGNTMVGTAVSVSNDMTEGIIARFRTMAIHRGSVLIGHVIGSALQAIISVVFVGAIAVAIGFRSKDATPLEWLAAFALLTLFTVALTWIAVGMGLVSPSVEAASNNAMPLAFLPLISSMFVPIDSMPGWFQPIAEYQPFTPVIETVRGLLLGTEIGHNGWLSIAWCLGLSALGYVWAQSVYNRDPK from the coding sequence ATGAACGCTCCCCTGGCTCCCGCCCGCCCGACCGGGATCTCCCTCGCCGTGCGCGACTCGTCCACGATGCTGCGCCGCAACCTCCTGCACGCGCGGCGCTACCCGTCCCTCACCCTGAACCTGATGTTCACGCCGATCCTGCTGTTGCTGCTCTTCGTCTACATCTTCGGCGACGTGATGAGCGCGGGCATCGGCGGCGGACACGCGGACCGCTCCGCGTACATCGCCTACATCGTGCCGGGCCTGTTGCTGATGACCATCGGCAACACCATGGTCGGCACCGCGGTGTCCGTCTCCAACGACATGACCGAGGGCATCATCGCCCGCTTCCGCACGATGGCGATCCACCGCGGCTCCGTGCTCATCGGGCACGTCATCGGCAGCGCGCTGCAGGCGATCATCAGCGTGGTCTTCGTCGGCGCCATCGCCGTGGCCATCGGCTTCCGGTCCAAGGACGCCACGCCCCTGGAGTGGCTCGCGGCATTCGCCCTGCTCACGCTGTTCACCGTGGCGCTCACCTGGATCGCGGTCGGAATGGGCCTGGTCAGTCCGAGCGTCGAGGCGGCCAGCAACAACGCCATGCCGCTGGCCTTCCTCCCGCTCATCTCCAGCATGTTCGTGCCGATCGACTCGATGCCGGGCTGGTTCCAGCCGATCGCCGAGTACCAGCCGTTCACGCCGGTCATCGAGACCGTGCGCGGCCTGCTGCTCGGCACCGAGATCGGCCACAACGGGTGGCTCTCGATCGCCTGGTGCCTGGGCCTCTCCGCGCTCGGCTACGTCTGGGCACAGTCGGTATACAACCGCGACCCGAAGTAG
- a CDS encoding thioesterase II family protein, with protein sequence MTGSGKFDGEWIHRFHPADDSEFRIVCFPHAGGSASYFYALSEALSPELDVLAVQYPGRQDRRAEGCVENFAELADLTYAALRRSEDGRPTVFFGHSMGSVLAFEVARRYQDDTGAPPAWLLASGYPPPSLLRGGTVHRRDDDGIIDELRSVGGTDPVYLENKHLRASIVFAVRGDYTAIETHPRVIGVRLDCPVTMLVGTDDPHTTTAEADAWREHTTGEFSLHVFQGGHFYLDEHGQEVNDIISATVRDLSAARKAVR encoded by the coding sequence ATGACAGGGTCAGGGAAATTCGACGGGGAGTGGATACACCGCTTCCATCCCGCCGACGACAGCGAATTCAGAATCGTCTGCTTCCCGCACGCCGGGGGTTCTGCGAGCTACTTCTACGCACTGTCGGAAGCTCTCTCACCGGAATTGGACGTGCTCGCCGTTCAGTACCCGGGTCGGCAGGACCGGCGTGCCGAGGGCTGCGTCGAGAACTTCGCCGAACTCGCCGACCTCACCTACGCGGCACTTCGTCGCTCCGAGGACGGCCGGCCCACCGTCTTCTTCGGCCACAGCATGGGCTCCGTCCTCGCCTTCGAGGTGGCCCGCCGCTACCAGGACGACACCGGCGCTCCGCCCGCCTGGCTGCTCGCCTCCGGCTACCCCCCGCCCTCCCTGCTGCGCGGTGGAACGGTTCACCGCCGTGACGACGACGGCATCATCGACGAACTGCGTTCCGTCGGCGGCACCGACCCCGTCTACCTGGAGAACAAGCATCTGAGGGCGTCCATCGTCTTCGCCGTCCGTGGCGATTACACGGCCATCGAGACCCACCCCCGGGTCATCGGTGTGCGGCTCGACTGCCCCGTCACCATGCTGGTCGGCACCGACGATCCGCACACCACGACCGCCGAGGCCGATGCCTGGCGGGAGCACACCACGGGCGAGTTCTCCCTGCACGTCTTCCAGGGCGGCCACTTCTACCTCGACGAGCACGGTCAGGAGGTCAACGACATCATCTCCGCCACCGTCCGAGACCTCTCCGCCGCCCGGAAGGCAGTCCGCTAG
- a CDS encoding ATP-binding cassette domain-containing protein, whose amino-acid sequence MPTSGLADGHTSSAAISATGLRKSYGDKTVLDGIDLHIPAGSVFALLGPNGAGKTTTVQILSTLISADGGQAQVAGHDVATSPEGVRAAIGVTGQFSAVDGLITGEENMLLMADLHHLPRSEGRRAAAELLERFDLVEAAKKPASTYSGGMKRRLDIAMTLVGNPRIIFLDEPSTGLDPRSRHNMWRIIRELLSDGITIFLTTQYLEEADQLADRIAVLNNGQIAAEGTAEELKRLIPGGHVRLRFSDPSVYQSAALALREATRDDEALSLQIPSDGGQRELRSILDWLDSADIEADELTVHTPDLDDVFFALTGGADKAEEAVR is encoded by the coding sequence ATGCCCACGTCTGGGCTGGCCGACGGTCACACGTCGTCGGCCGCCATCTCCGCCACCGGTCTGCGCAAGTCGTACGGCGACAAGACCGTCCTCGACGGCATCGATCTGCACATCCCGGCCGGCTCGGTCTTCGCGCTGCTCGGGCCCAACGGCGCCGGCAAGACCACCACCGTGCAGATCCTGTCCACGCTCATCAGCGCCGACGGCGGGCAGGCTCAGGTCGCGGGCCACGACGTCGCCACGTCACCGGAGGGGGTGCGCGCCGCGATCGGTGTCACCGGCCAGTTCTCCGCCGTCGACGGGCTGATCACCGGCGAAGAGAACATGCTCCTCATGGCGGACCTGCACCACCTGCCACGAAGCGAGGGACGGCGGGCAGCCGCCGAGCTCCTCGAGCGCTTCGACCTGGTCGAGGCCGCGAAAAAGCCCGCCTCCACCTACTCCGGCGGCATGAAGCGCCGCCTCGACATCGCCATGACCCTGGTCGGCAATCCCCGCATCATCTTCCTCGACGAGCCCAGCACCGGCCTCGACCCCCGCTCACGACACAACATGTGGCGCATCATCCGCGAGCTGCTGTCCGACGGCATCACCATCTTCCTCACCACCCAGTACCTGGAAGAGGCCGACCAGCTCGCCGACCGCATCGCCGTGCTCAACAACGGCCAGATCGCGGCCGAGGGCACCGCCGAGGAGCTGAAACGGCTGATCCCCGGCGGACATGTCCGGCTCCGCTTCTCCGACCCGTCCGTCTATCAGAGCGCCGCCCTCGCGCTGCGCGAGGCCACCCGGGACGACGAAGCGCTGTCGTTGCAGATTCCCAGTGACGGCGGCCAGCGCGAGCTGCGCTCCATCCTCGACTGGCTGGACTCCGCCGACATCGAGGCGGATGAGCTGACCGTGCACACCCCCGACCTCGACGACGTGTTCTTCGCCCTGACCGGCGGCGCCGACAAGGCCGAGGAGGCTGTCCGATGA